Below is a window of Ctenopharyngodon idella isolate HZGC_01 chromosome 7, HZGC01, whole genome shotgun sequence DNA.
ATGGTTTCCCTTTTGAAACAGTCTGAATCAATTAGAGCAGTCAGAAAATGTTCCTACATTTATGAGTGAAtgtcaatgattttttttaaattaaatcttatgtattataattacattacaCATCACAGAATGAATGTCTCCAAAAAATGatactacagtatttaatgcTGACCTACATTCATTATATAGCCCATATTTTTGAAATGCTGCTAGAATTAACTtggcttttctttcttttcccccCTCGCACAGTTCAATCGCTGTGTCACTTCACAGCTGATTAAGTGGTTCAGTAACTTCCGGGAGTTCTTCTATATCCAGATGGAGCGCTTTGCCCGCCAGGCAGCCAGAGAGGGGCTTACATCTGCCAGGGAAAGATCACTCCGCCTGGGCAGAGACACTGAGCTTTACCGCATTCTCAACATGCACTACAATAAGAGCAATGATTACCAGgtcagtgtgtgcatgtgcacaTGTGTGGGTGCTGCGTGTAACCGTTCAATTACGTGTTTAAACGTCATGTCTGTTTTCTAGGTTCCGGAAAGGTTTGTGGAGGTATCTGAGGTAGCCCTGAGGGAGTTTTTCACTGCCATACAGAGTGGTCGGGATGCTGATCCGTGCTGGAAGAAGGCCATCTACAAGATCATCTGTAAATTAGACAGCCCAGTGCCTGACAGCTTCCGTCTGCCCGGCTGCCCCACAGACACTTACCGGATGGGCTAAATAGAGTttatcacacacatgcacagcctcataaaaaaacataaattgtgCACAGATTGATATCATAAGTGTGCAAGAACGGTTAACAATTTGAATTAGTAGcaaaaaaacaagaagaaaatgtacaaaattatgCTGTAAAGATCGAGAACACTGAATAAGTGTTTTATTACTATCATCATGATGCTCAAAAGTATTGTTTAAACATTATCTGATTAATACTTTAGTCAAGCGGTTAGCactgaaaaatgttttgattataTGGGGGGgaaaaatctcattttattcGCTGTTACATTATTGCTCATTAATATAACTGAAAATGCAGGCCTGGTTGGCTTTTGACCTTTTTATATTACTTGTTATTACAATATACATTGTTACATAATGTTGCTGAGTTTCTGTGAATTTGTGGTGTCATGTAATAAAATAAGTCCAAACAAACTTTGCTGTCAGTCAACGCTTCAAATTAGCGCCACAATAACACTTCTTGTCAGATGCATATGCAGCCTTGCATGACATATTATTGGCTGAGTAATAATATGATTGAAGTGCACTAATctaacagaaattaaaatagtTCAATAACAAGTAAAAGGTCCAGATATAAtaatagttaaagggttagttcacccaaaaatgaaaataatgtcatttattactcacccttatgtcgttctacacccgtaagaccttcgttcatcttcggaacacaaattaatatattttttgatgaaatctgatggctcagtgaggccactaatgagagcaaagccaccgaacctctcaagatccataaaggtactaaaaacatatttaaaacagttcatgtgagttcagtggttattttttttgtgcgccaaaaaaaacaaaataacgacttttcaacaatatctcgtgatgaccgatttcaaaccactgcttctgagctttacaaatcttttgtttcgaattagtgattcggatcttctatcaaacggctaaactgctgaaatcacgtgactttggcgctccgaaccactgattcgattcgtaaagctccgaagcagtgttttgaaatcggccatcgcgagatattgttgaaaagtcgttattttgtttttgtttttttggcgcacaaaaagtattctcgtcgctttattatgttaaggtagaaccactgaactcacatgaactgttttaaatatgtttttagtacctttatggattttgagaggttcagtggctttgctctcaatagaggcctcaatgagccatcggatttcatcaaaaatatcttaatttgtgttctgaagatgaatgaaggtcttaggggtgtagaacgacatgagggtgagtaaataatgacagcattttaatttttggggaactaaccctttaatgtagcTATACTCTAAAATCTAGTTAGAATCTGTCATAATGAAGTAGGTCTATATAACTTAACTAAGGTAAGTGATTATCATAAACGTGACCTATTTTGAGGCTTTACTTGAAGAAAATGCAAGGGAATGTGGTTATAttcaattcatgtttttgtgcgACTGCGATCACATGATTGTCGTTTACTCATGATGCGTTTTGGGCACATGGTGTATACGCGCGCTGCCGCGGCTGGTTAAAGACAGTGTAGAGTTGTGGCGCGCGCATTAAAGCTATGGCGCTGCCGTGGCTTCTGCTGTTGGAGCTGCTGCTGTACGGCAGCTGTTTTATTTGCGGGATCGTCACAGCCTCCTCTGTTACAATCTCACAGGTATCTGCTGTTTGTTAATGAATATAGAAGACTATAACAGATATTACATGGTGCTTTGCCTTCGGAAACACGATAAAATGCAAGTTTCAAACTTTATGTTAGCTGAACGCTTGTAGTTTACAGTTGATAGTTTTGTTTAGGACAATTGTTTTCATGGGATGTGTTTTGGTGTTTCCTTAGTTACGTGTAAAATCATAACTTTTCTTCTTTAGGTATTTTGCGCTTATGAGTTTCCACCAAAACCGTCAtagtcatgtgactgaagaaaATAAGACCATAAATGGTTTTAAGTGTCACGTATAATTATCCATAAACCGTAGTACTAATAcgttttaaaagtaaaacacGGAAGTGGAGAGAAAATGAAAGCGTGACAGAAGCAACCAAAGCTTCCAGTTCTGACACTCTCTCCATGTGACCAGCTGAGAATTTGCTCCCAAAAGGAACTGGCTTATTAAAGTCAGATGCGCAGAAAAAGAGAGTGTGAGTAAGAATTTGAGTGTCTGTGAAGGAGCTTCAGTCGGGTTTTATCCTGTTAACAGCGGAAATCTCAGGAAAAGaatgaaagagaaaaatgaAGACATTGTTCACCAAGAGTGATGCTCTTATGTAGTTTTGAAGTTACCTGGCATATATTTCACAAATTACGCATTCTTTGGTACCCTAAAAAAAGGAGACCGTCCCCATGTTGTCAAACTAGAGTTAGCATATTTAATGTTATGCTAGATAATAGTTTGtttaacataacatttaaaCGTGAAAAGTGTAGTTTGAAACGCAGTAAATTCCACCTGTATCCCACCCCTTAATGTTTGCTTGTACCCACCTTGGAGGtcctaaaaactaaaaattagtatatatacagtatgtatgtatgtctatatatatatatatatatatatatatatatatatatatatatatatatatatatgtatatatgtgggTTCAGTATTTTCAACCAGGCCCTCTGTTGTACATTACTCATGGAAAGTGCCTACTATGGTCATAAcaagatgcatttttgtaagccAGAACTttcatcttcttttttttttcctctcactcAAACAGGGAGGTTTTGCTGGAAAGTGTATGCTGTACGGTTCAGTGCATCTGAACAGCACATTCATCAGTGTTCTTTCATCCagttctccctctctctgttaCTTTGTGTCAGCCATCTCCGTTTGTGTGGCTGTCTTCTGCTTTTCAGTCACTCTCTACTGGATCTACGTCGCCTGTTTTGATGGAGAGGTGAATAGGTATGTCCAACAACAGAGTAAATCATCTGCTAGTGAGTTTATTTCAGCTATGAGAACAGGTTTTCTGAAAGTACTTCCATTTCTGTTTCCTACTTGTCGTGCTCCAGTATGAATGGATTGCAGAAGGAACTCTAAATAGATATTATGTGAACtcataaaaagttatttgtATTTAGATATGAGACATTGtgtttagtaagattttttttttaaaagaaatgtataattttattcaagtatgcattaaattgatcaaaagtgtcaggAAAGactttaaaggcccactgaaatCATTGGTCCATATTGgaggaagtgagagactgtaagttttgaatgcttatatcttctaaatgggaattttgtcattgttttggagcactaGCTTATAACActaacccccggtttcacaaacAAGGCTTACGCTAGtgccagactaaaatgcatgtttgagctgttttaactgaaagtaacttgcactgacaaatcttaaatatgtcagtgccactgttttgtctcaagatgtctaaagatgaatgtttaaaaagctacttaaatgccctaattgaactaaggcctaatcctggcttaggctaagccctgtctgtgaaactgggcctatgactaacatattcatactaaaagccaaaaaacttcattttgatttcatggggactttaataatgttacaaaacatttctatttcaaacaatTGTTGTccttatgaactttctatttatcaaagaattctgaataaaatgcttcatggtttccacaaaaatattaagcagcacgactgttttcaacattgataataagaaatgttacttgagcagcaaatcagcatattagaatgatttctgaaggatcatgtgacactgaagattggagtaatgatgctgaaaattcagctttaccatgacagggataaattaaattttaaaataagataTCAGCATTGGccataaaaaaatctatattggCCAACCATTAGTTTAACTggtaatgtatatattaaaacaatcaTCATAATACCCACCAATGCACTATTAatcaaaaagtattaattaataaactattttcaAATCCAGTAAGAGATGTTACAACTGTCCTTGTACTGTCAGAGTGCGAGACCTTGCTAACATGAAAGAATGAGGAAGTTTTTTTTCCagaagtaaatatttttttctaaaacatcATGCAAACATTGTGCAATGTTGTCTCTGTCTGATTTCAGAGAGAAATTATGGATGAACATTACCCTTGGCTTGTCAGGAgtcttcctcttcttcctcttgGTGACGGGATGCATCCTGAAAATCGGCCGAGACAGACTGTGTGACTCAGTGCTCCATACAGTGAACAATATAAcaaggtgagtgtgtgtgagagagtctGTAATAGCTTTTAGTGTAGACAGACAGTATTGATCATCATAACTAATGTATCAACAACTGGtgggtgtatatatacactattttATGCATTTGCAGGTGTGAAGAAGCTCAAAATAAGTCTTGGTTGAGCCCTATAAGTGGGAACCAGTTCTACTCCAGACTGCACAGTGCAGAGGTAGCTACAAACTCCCTTGATCTCAAACACATAGAAACACAGAGCAATCAGCATATTCAAATTATCATTAGAGTTACATATTCAAATCATTAGAGCCCCCATCATGTTAACATCtgagattaattaaatatgtttaatgttgTTCCATTTATTGACATTCTGGCTTCAAATCTCTTATTTATCTGAGAGTGGTGGAGAAACCTCTTCTTGATGGTAAAATCAGAAAAAATccataatacatacatatatacatacatgcatatatatattgtgcaactatatttatatgtaaatgacttcatatatgtataaaatgttgTATACATTTGTAGTTTTAGACAATTATATTGTGCAAATGACTGCACACAcatgttattattatacaacattttatacatatattaagTAACTTGCACATATAGTTGTACAATATACACAATGAAGTTGCCTAAAAcattgtcatatatatatatatatatatatatatatatatatatataattagtgctgtcaagcgattaatcacatccaaaataaaagtttgtttacataatatatgtctgtgtactgtgatatttttttttttattattattttaattttttagtaaaaaaacaaaaacaaattgttTCTGTCTCTAATTGCACTAATGCCCTATAAATTtctctgtattttttctttttcttcatgaTCAACATAGTCTTTAAGACACATcgtctttttatttttctctctctcagacaGCAGTATGGGTGAATTTCTTCTTTTGGATGATCATAGCAGGTCTGGTCCTGCTCCAGCGTAACAAAGGGTCAGAAATCCAGTCAGTAGGAGAGAACCCATCAGTGACCCCTTCTGAAACCGAGCCCATCTTGAGCCACCCAGGACATCCTTGGTGAACAGAGACACAGTTAATCTGTGTCGCTCCACAGTAAAGCAGTCTATGTGTcacttgaacacacacacacacacacacacacatacattcacaaACGCACTGCTGGCTAGCTGAGCCAAGAGGATTTTGGCAGTTCCAGTATACGGTCTTGATTTTGTTCACTAGCATTGCCAAGGGTTAGTTGCCATGGTTACTGATCTGTGGCTGGCAGCACAGACCTGGCCGGTGATAGTGTGCGGTTGCCAGATTGGTGGTGTGACCTGAACTGATTGAGACACAGATTTATGTAAAGAGATCAAATCTGACAACATTGCCAGTGTTTTCAAAAAGTAAACATGAGGATTGCATACTCGTACTACTACTTTGTTTTTACATGGTGACTAGTGTTTTTACTCTCTGGCCAAAACGTTTCATGAGTATGTACATCAATTTATAGGCTTTTGTGGAATAGCATCCATTAAATTGAACCTAGCTGACCTGAAGTCAAACCAAGTTAACGCACTGTACTGTGACTGTTAACTTGTCTTAAGTGAAGCTTGCTCTGTGTCAGTGTACAACATTACCGCCCTCTGCTGTCTGTTTATATGAATTACTCCATAAATCCCTTTAGAGGGTGCTCGTGCCTGTTTTGTAGGCAAGGAAGCTCCCATAAGTACTCCCCCCTAATTTCACATTTCTCTTCCCCATAGTCCTTGGTGTCCTTTACATGGGCAAAACTGCTTGAGAGTGTCTTTCCGAGAGTGTTTGGCTATTAATCTTGTGCCCAGCAGAGGTGTCATTTTTAATGGCTTTTTCCTGCATACAGCCACgggaggtgtgtgtgtgggttgacAGGGACATAAATCCATAATTTGGCTACTGATGGTATCCGCTTTCCACAGGCGAAGTGCCAAATCTGAGGTGCGGCCCACAACACTAAAGTCCTCAGAAACGCTGTCCTTCCGCCCATTTCAGCTGCACAGTGTCCATGTTTGCTGCATCCACTAAATGCTTGGGTCTCATCACCTTTTTGTGAAACTTTTTCATTTAACTTGCGTTTTAAAACTGCTGGTTACAGATTATGCactgatattttttatgaatactaAATCTGTTGTATAACATACTATCTTTGAGTGCTATGTAAGCGTTTCAAAGCAATTAAATTTGTCAACCAAGTGCTTATGGTGTCACAATAtggtatttttattatgtatggTATTTTTTTGTCGCTTAGGGATTTCATTCATCTGCCATATTGGGGTCGGGGGAGAACATGCCAGACAAGAAATAAAATCACAGTTTGAGGTCAATAATCTGAGATATAGAACACTTGGAAGCAGACGTCACAGTTATGTCATTGTGGTTGCGTGCGCATTGTGGTGGCAGATGCAGTTCAAAGGGGTCATAATGTATTACCCCCTATAATTAcaacatgaaataacatttaaacctataacattttatatatataacatttaaaccTAAAACATTCTACATTAtataattgacttttttttttttttatagcaattgcgagtttatatctcccaattcggccattataactcgcaattgcaattctgaggaaTAAAAGTGAGAACTGCGGGATAAAAACTCGTCTcttcaagggatagttcacccaaaaatgaaaattatcccatgatttactcactctcaagcctcctaggtgtatatgattatcttcATTCAGACGAGCACAATCGgagacacatttaaaaatatcttaaaggaacactccactttttttgaaaataggctcattttccaactcccctagagttaaaccgttgagtttta
It encodes the following:
- the tmem179ba gene encoding transmembrane protein 179B, which translates into the protein MALPWLLLLELLLYGSCFICGIVTASSVTISQGGFAGKCMLYGSVHLNSTFISVLSSSSPSLCYFVSAISVCVAVFCFSVTLYWIYVACFDGEVNREKLWMNITLGLSGVFLFFLLVTGCILKIGRDRLCDSVLHTVNNITRCEEAQNKSWLSPISGNQFYSRLHSAETAVWVNFFFWMIIAGLVLLQRNKGSEIQSVGENPSVTPSETEPILSHPGHPW